ATCCTCGGGGTGAAGATCAACAATTCCGTGCTGAAGTACCCGATGAAGGCCTGCGCCAGCGTAGAGCTCTTCGACAAGAAGTGCGGCCTGTGCGTGCCCTGCAAGACGGACGCCGAGTGCACCCCCATCGACCTGGATCCGATCGTGACCGATCTGTTCAAGGGTGATCCCCTCGCCACGATCGCAGCGGCGTTCTTGATGGACCAGCTGTTCGGCAAGGAGAAGCACCAGCTCCACATGCAGTGCCAGCCCGTCGCAGCGGGCTACGGCGTGTGCGTGCCCTGTAGCAACCCAACGAAAGGCTGCGGCGCAGGTAGCGGCACGACCAGCAACGGCAACTGCGACCACGACGCTTGCACCAAGGGCGCGGCGCTGGACCCGACTTGTGACCTCTGCACTGCGGCGGTTTGCACCGTCGACCAGTTCTGCTGTCGAGCGGGCTGGGACGACTTGTGCATCAAGCTGGCCAACACCGTGTGCCCAGTGACCTGCACGGGCGGAGCCAAGTGCACCCACAACCCATGCAAGCTGGGTACCCCCATGAACTCCGTGTGCAGCGAGTGCGTCAACGCGGTGTGCAAGGAGTCCCCGCTTTGCTGTAACGCTTTGGTCGGTGACTGGGATCAACAATGCGTCGACAAGGCCAACTCCTTGACCGAGTGCGCCAAGGACTGCAATGCGGGCGGCAACTGCGTTCACAGCGAATGCGACGAGGGCGCGGCCATGCCCGCCAGTTGCTCGAGCTGCGCCACGGACGTGTGTGCCACGGATGCGTACTGCTGTGATCAAAAGTGGGACGTGTTCTGCGCGAACAAAGCAAAGGCCCTGCAAACCTGCGCGTGCAACTGATCCGCGAACGCCGGCGGTGGGTCGATGGTGAGCAAGTCAACTCCATCGCCGAAAGCACCTAACCAGCGCCAGCGTTGGATCCTGGGCACGCTGGCGGTGGCAGTGGTCGGCGTCGGCCTGCCCTTGGCCCTCACCAATAAGGGCGAGGAGGTCGCTGAGCCGGCGCAACGCGCCGCCGACTTGCCCCCGGTCCCCGCGCAGCGCCCGAGCGACGTGGTGGGCACGGCGCGAGCCGCAAACATCGATGTGGCGTGGAGCGCGCTGAAGCTGGCGACGGGCCCGGCGCTCCCGCGGCTTCCCTACGCATTCAAGGAAGCCATGTTCCGCTTTGCGGGCATTGGCTCGGGCGCAATGAGCGCGCTGGACGCGACCGCTGCGTGCGTCGCCGTGATGGGAGCGACTTCCCGCGAGCCCTACGTCGTACTCGCGATACCTACGCGAGATCCCTGGGCCTTCGACCAGGCCATGCTCGGCCCTCCCCTTGCCGTCTTCGAAGCCGAAGAGCATCCGGAGCAGGCCCTCACGCTCTTGACGCCGCGCCAGCCCATGCCGCTGCGCGTAGCTCGAAGCGGCTCCATCGTCTTGTTCGGCACCTCCGCAGAGGCGTTGCTGCGCAGCGGAAGCTACGCGGCCAAGCTGGCGACCGGGGCCCCGAAGCAGATCGAGGGCGTCCGCGTCGAATTCGACGGTGCCGCCGTGAGCAAACACGCCGGCGAGCTCGTGCCGAGCGCTGCTGTGCCCAAGGACGCGACCGCCGAGCACCGTGCGCTCATGACCATCGCCGGGCCCGTCTTGCAGGACACGCGACTGTTGCTGTCCGCTGCGACCGGCGCGGTCGTGGCGCTGCACCCGGGCAAGGATTCCCTCTCCGCGAGTGTCGAGCTGAAGGTCGGCAGCAAGGCGTCACCCTTGTTGGAGGCCGCGACCACGGGTCCTGCTTCACCGCTGCTGCAGCTGCCGGCCACGGCCAACGCCAAGGCCGTCTGGTACATGGCGCCGCCTGAGCAAAGCGGCGAGGGTCAACTGGGAGACGCCGTGGGCCAAGCCTTGCAGCTGCGCGCTGGAGCCACCGACCAGCTCAATCGCGCCTATGAGAAGTGGCGAGTCGCGCGCGGCGCAAGCAATGCCTGCGCGCTGCTTTCAGAGCCTCGAGCCGCCGTGCGCTGTCGATTCGATGCGGCGCGCGAAGCGGATTTCACGTCCTCCCTTGCCGAGCTGGCAAAGGCGCTGCACCAACAGGAACCGGGCGCGAATCCGACCTTTGGCACCGTTCTCACTCGCGGCCCTCAATCGGCTCTTCCCATTTCTCGGGGCCAAGGTCAGGACCCGGTGTTCCAGGTCACCTGGCAGAAGAACGTCATGGACTTCGAAGAGGTCGAAGCGTCGCCAGCCTCACCCAAGCCCCCGTCTGCGAAGCCGCCCATCGCCAGCCCGAAGCAGGCCGCGGATCCCATCGCCTCCACGCTTGCCGTGCGCCATCCCCAAGTCATGGCCGCACTAATCTCTCGTCCGGTCAACGCCATCGAGGCCAAGCCCGGCGCGCCACTTCCTACGCTGACTGTGGTGATCTGGAAGAAGCCAGACACCTTGGTCATCGAGCTGGAAGCAGATCGCCAAGCGCTGTGGACGGCCCTCTCGGCATTCGCACGAAATCGCTGAACCTCTCCATCTCGAGCCGCGCGCTTCGCTAGGAGCGGGTGTCAAAACCGGAACCGCTCCAAGGTCTAGGGCGATGGCTTGGGAGCAAGCCAAGCGTAGTTCGACGCGAGCGCACGCACGACCTTGGGCGACATCAGCTTCTGCTCCGTGGGCATGTGGACCAACTTGGCGTCCACGCCCGCACGCATGCTGAGCAAGTGCGCGCGCTCGGCGTCCTTCTCGCAACCAGGGTGCGCACACAGGAACAACATTCGCTGCCCGCCACGCTGGCGGTACCCCGCAGCGAGAGTCGAGCTGAAGTCCTTCGTCCCGCCTTCGATCAACGCCAGAGCCGAGAAGAACGAAGGCTCTTGTTTGGCCACGAGCAGCGCGTGATCCGCTCCCGGGCCGTACCCCGCAAGCACGACGCTTCCGGGCGCCACGTAATCCCCGTGGCGCTGTTTCAATGCCTTGAGAGCCGCACGCAGCTCTGCCGCCGTCTTGTCGGCGCTGCTCCAAGTGAAGCGCCCTGCTTTGGCCACGCCCTGAGGACAGAGCACGAAGGCGTGCCCGCCACTGATCGCGGCCCAGTGCCCGCACTGCCATTCCGGTCGGTCGAAGCCACCATGAAGCGCCACGATCACGCGTCGTGGTTGAACGGTCCCCAAGGGCAACGCAACCTTCGCTGCGCCGAAGCCAGGCACGGGCAAGTCTTGGATCCAACTGCTTGCGGCGAGAGGCGTCAGCGGTTTCGGCGCCGCCGCAGATGCTGACGCAGCGGGCGCCGGGGCGGGGTCGGTGCAGCGACATCCCATCGCGAGCGACGCGGCGGCGGTCAGGGCCAGGCCCCCCGCGAGGCGACGCATCACAGACGTTGCCGCGAGGCGGCGCAGTAAAAGCGTCACCTCGAATGCCAGGGGACCACGCGTCACAGATTTTGCCACGAGGCGACGCATCACAAGCGCACGCCGCCGTCCCGAGTGCCATGCCACAGCTCGGGTGTAAGGGGCACGTAGCCTCCGTCCTGCCGCAAGTAGAGTGGACCGGCCACCGTCTCGGGGTCCACGCCTTCTCGCCGCAGATCGGTCTTCTGTATCTTGAAGGTGCCGGTCGTCGAGAGTTGTCCCATCACGCGCACGAAACGCGGCTGGGCGTAGCTGGGAAGCTCTTGTGCCGTTTGCCAGAATGCGTCGAGATCCAACTCGCCGTCCACTTCCAACGCGGCCAGGCCGCAACGGCCCTCTTGCCCGGGAACGGAAATCCCAACCACGGTCGCCCCCAGCACTCCCGGTGCGCGACCGATGACCTCCGCCACTTCGGCGGTCGAGACGTTCTCCCCCTTCCAGCGATAGGTGTCTCCAATACGATCGACGAAGTAGAAGTAGTCCTGCTCGTCGAAGCGCATGAGGTCGCCTGAGCGAAAGTAGCGATCTCCCGGCTTGAACACGTTTTCGATGATCTTCTTCTGGGTGGCCTTGGCGTCGGTGTAGCCGCGGAACTCGCGCAGCGCACTCTTCGGGTTGTCGACCAACTTGATCAACAGCTCACCGGTTTCACCGGCTTCGCACTCGATGCACAGTCCCTCGGCGTCGCGGATCAGCTCTTCTTCGTCGACGTCGAAGCGCGCCAACTTCAGCGGCGAGAGTCGACGCACCGGCACGTGCCCCACCGACCCCACTCGCCCCGTCAGGTTGAAGATCACCCCCGGCGCTTCCGTGGCGCTGTAGAACTCGCGAATGTCGGGGATCTCGAAACGCTTTGCGAAGGGCTCCCACACATCAGCGCGCAGACCGTTGCCCACGGCGACTCGCAGGGGGTTGTTGCGTTCCGCTTCGCTGACTGGCTGGTTGAGTAGGTAGCGGCAAAGCTCCCCAATGTAGAGCATGCAGGTCGCTCGATAGCGTTGCACGTCAGGCCAGAAGCTGGACGCGCTGAAGGTCTCACGCAGCGCCAAGGGCGTCCGCGTCAAAAAACAGGAACCGGCCCCGATCATCAGCGCGCTGGAGTGATAGAGCGGCAGCACCGAGTAGAGCTTGTCGCCCTGCCCCATGCCGAACAGCAGGGGACCAAAGCCTGCGCCCGCCAACACGGCGCGGCCATGCGTCACGCGGCAGGGTTTCGGCA
The nucleotide sequence above comes from Polyangiaceae bacterium. Encoded proteins:
- a CDS encoding AMP-binding protein; protein product: MAPWLSDVREGLNAIRGTAGDALALHDDPVWQHTMRASLGKLPPALLQTAPWMLRSRAGLEASYARIVDDNAKQLPGGLALEMGDCQWTWRELSEQASRVAHVLSALGVRAGQVVALMGKNSPHYLSTLLGISRLGATASLVNHHLEGKPLAHAVESSRSRLVLAEPEFLPAATEAANQVRVLSFRDGELEERMRRVPSRRFPRVRVRPDQDFVYIFTSGTTGLPKPCRVTHGRAVLAGAGFGPLLFGMGQGDKLYSVLPLYHSSALMIGAGSCFLTRTPLALRETFSASSFWPDVQRYRATCMLYIGELCRYLLNQPVSEAERNNPLRVAVGNGLRADVWEPFAKRFEIPDIREFYSATEAPGVIFNLTGRVGSVGHVPVRRLSPLKLARFDVDEEELIRDAEGLCIECEAGETGELLIKLVDNPKSALREFRGYTDAKATQKKIIENVFKPGDRYFRSGDLMRFDEQDYFYFVDRIGDTYRWKGENVSTAEVAEVIGRAPGVLGATVVGISVPGQEGRCGLAALEVDGELDLDAFWQTAQELPSYAQPRFVRVMGQLSTTGTFKIQKTDLRREGVDPETVAGPLYLRQDGGYVPLTPELWHGTRDGGVRL